A genomic region of Gemmata massiliana contains the following coding sequences:
- a CDS encoding CHAT domain-containing protein encodes MAVDTRPVPVLTVDAQKVSSGSYRLSVQLHEDDEDGSVSWFGTTGPVADPLCYFAEFFDIVNRTNDKKQVLGKITIKGATMFAQLLPAEIQDPLVNLAAKGGPLVIATNDPWIPWEFLLIQNGHDKFLCEMCDLTRRYGNRRQPRKLHLRHLGLIVPSDSKLTTAEAEKAALRKLCAGERVVTAVPAVRAAVEDAFRNPKQLCDWWHFAGHGRLTSEKQRGVAIVLEGEDLFTDEELNLEVNCNCGLRRPLVFWNACRSGTLTETLTGVGGWAHGFINRAQATAFVGTLWNVFDEGAHLFATAFYEHLIRNRRPIGQAVREARKVVKDAGDPSWLGYTVYANPHAAVVPLPTNES; translated from the coding sequence ATGGCCGTCGACACCCGTCCTGTGCCCGTCTTGACCGTGGACGCGCAGAAGGTCTCCTCCGGCAGTTACCGGCTCTCGGTCCAGTTGCACGAGGACGACGAGGACGGGTCGGTATCATGGTTCGGCACCACGGGGCCGGTCGCCGACCCGCTCTGCTACTTCGCCGAGTTCTTCGATATCGTGAACCGGACCAACGACAAGAAGCAAGTACTCGGCAAGATTACCATCAAGGGGGCGACCATGTTCGCGCAGTTGCTCCCAGCAGAAATCCAGGACCCACTGGTGAATCTGGCCGCGAAGGGTGGTCCGCTGGTGATCGCTACAAACGACCCCTGGATCCCCTGGGAGTTTCTGCTGATCCAGAACGGTCACGACAAGTTCCTGTGCGAGATGTGCGACCTGACGCGGCGGTACGGGAACCGCAGACAGCCGCGGAAGTTGCATCTCCGTCACCTCGGGCTGATCGTTCCTTCGGACTCGAAATTGACGACCGCCGAGGCCGAGAAAGCGGCCCTTCGCAAGCTCTGCGCCGGCGAGCGCGTCGTGACCGCCGTTCCTGCCGTCCGCGCCGCGGTCGAGGACGCGTTCCGCAACCCGAAGCAGCTCTGCGACTGGTGGCACTTCGCCGGGCACGGGCGACTGACGTCGGAGAAGCAGCGGGGGGTCGCGATCGTCCTCGAAGGAGAGGACCTGTTCACCGACGAGGAATTGAACCTTGAGGTCAACTGCAACTGTGGCCTCCGTCGGCCGCTGGTATTCTGGAACGCGTGCCGCTCGGGGACCCTGACCGAGACCTTGACCGGGGTGGGCGGTTGGGCTCACGGGTTCATCAATCGGGCTCAGGCGACGGCGTTCGTTGGCACGTTGTGGAACGTGTTCGACGAGGGCGCGCACCTGTTCGCGACCGCGTTCTACGAGCACCTGATCCGGAACCGTCGCCCGATCGGGCAGGCCGTCCGCGAGGCCCGAAAAGTGGTGAAAGACGCCGGCGACCCGAGTTGGCTCGGCTACACGGTCTACGCCAACCCGCACGCCGCGGTGGTCCCACTCCCCACGAACGAGAGCTAG
- a CDS encoding tetratricopeptide repeat protein, translated as MEHLEQLGEAFARYLQSTTWTEARAVVRSAPELLNDEVLTALGRFVAQAGDVEDRKVLDAHLALLRRAREVGIEAAFADKVAPTRPSQEKIGDLVSDPVDGRPMGGLIGSEARPSAAPPEPIAVPPEFEQDLDALNRLAQSGRGEEALEGARELIEWMLRRGVPSGYPALHTGLLERLGTLYTSRRSGARAENLERAVGLFREQLARTPAEEPADRARVLNNLGNAYFDLPARDRNAPLREAIRCYREGLSLLDPDAHPLRYGALLNNLGLAHYCLPAGSREANIREAIRCFEAALRYRSAAAAPLGFAATLTHLADAYIELPTGDRTENLRRAIDCFETALRYRDSRAHPGEYAATLNSLGRAYSHLPSDREENLRHAVECYDRVLRVYEEHDDRFGRAAALTNRGLALASRLGSDRNANLRAALESYAAALEIYTRAGFPQEYAAVQLNRGLALAALTTADAAERLEEAVECLREATEVFTQEASPFHYAVAMNALGGVYRRRRRGDRAENIRQAIVGFQAALCVQTPEAAPWEYAILCINLGNALLDWADGDRSENLKLAIECFENARKVFRPETHPEDYALTLNGLGNAYAELKDGTDANQDRAIELYEESLRYRRPESAAFAYAMTCNNLGNAYVVRQSGDRGDNLHKALEWFSKALQFRTAEAAPAEYAMTMNSGGVAFRDLANLTGDSDAVGYAIGSFRHALRYRTPDNDPVGCRMTARNLAALLFRQRDWSAVLATAEVGAAAGDRLFRSGLSARRRRAEVSETALLHRLASFASAQLGEPTGAVLWLERGKTRALAEALRAGPAQRPAGVPNEVWERFRRAAQRVRDTVAEG; from the coding sequence ATGGAGCACCTGGAACAACTGGGGGAAGCGTTCGCTCGCTACTTGCAATCCACCACCTGGACGGAGGCCCGCGCGGTCGTTCGATCCGCACCGGAACTGCTGAACGACGAGGTGCTGACCGCTCTCGGCCGGTTCGTCGCGCAGGCGGGAGACGTGGAGGATCGCAAAGTTCTCGACGCGCATCTGGCGCTGCTCCGCCGCGCCCGCGAGGTCGGAATCGAGGCCGCGTTCGCCGACAAGGTCGCCCCGACCCGCCCGAGCCAGGAGAAGATCGGCGACCTCGTCTCCGACCCGGTCGACGGGCGCCCGATGGGCGGTCTGATCGGTTCCGAAGCCCGCCCCAGCGCGGCGCCGCCGGAGCCGATCGCGGTCCCACCCGAATTCGAGCAGGATCTGGACGCCCTCAACCGGTTAGCGCAGAGCGGCCGGGGCGAAGAGGCGCTCGAAGGGGCGCGAGAGCTGATCGAGTGGATGCTCCGGCGCGGGGTTCCGTCGGGATACCCGGCGCTACACACCGGGCTGCTTGAGCGCCTCGGCACGCTCTACACGAGCCGGCGGTCGGGCGCGCGGGCCGAGAACCTCGAGCGGGCCGTGGGCCTGTTCCGCGAGCAACTCGCCCGAACCCCAGCCGAAGAGCCGGCGGACCGGGCGCGGGTGCTGAACAACCTCGGCAACGCGTACTTCGACCTCCCCGCGCGCGACCGGAACGCGCCCCTCCGCGAAGCGATCCGCTGTTACCGGGAGGGCCTGAGCCTGCTGGACCCGGATGCGCACCCGCTCCGATACGGCGCGCTGCTCAACAACCTCGGCCTAGCGCACTACTGCCTCCCCGCGGGGTCGCGCGAGGCCAACATCCGCGAGGCCATCCGGTGCTTCGAGGCCGCGCTCCGGTACCGGAGCGCGGCCGCCGCGCCGCTCGGCTTCGCCGCGACCCTGACGCACCTAGCCGACGCCTACATCGAGCTGCCCACTGGGGACCGCACGGAGAACTTGCGCCGGGCCATCGACTGCTTCGAGACCGCGCTGCGCTACCGCGATTCGCGCGCGCACCCGGGCGAGTACGCGGCCACGTTGAACAGCCTCGGCCGGGCGTACAGCCACCTGCCCTCGGACCGGGAGGAGAACCTCCGGCACGCCGTCGAGTGCTACGACAGGGTTCTGCGGGTGTACGAGGAACACGACGACCGGTTCGGGCGAGCGGCCGCGCTCACCAACCGCGGGCTGGCGCTCGCTTCGCGCCTCGGCTCCGACCGGAACGCGAACCTCCGGGCGGCGCTGGAGAGCTACGCGGCCGCGCTGGAAATCTACACGCGGGCAGGTTTCCCCCAAGAGTACGCAGCCGTCCAACTCAACCGCGGACTCGCCCTCGCCGCGCTGACGACCGCAGACGCCGCGGAGCGGTTGGAGGAGGCGGTCGAGTGCCTGCGCGAGGCGACCGAGGTCTTCACACAGGAGGCATCGCCGTTCCACTACGCCGTGGCGATGAACGCCCTGGGCGGCGTCTACCGGCGGCGGCGGCGCGGCGACCGGGCCGAGAACATCCGCCAAGCGATCGTCGGGTTCCAGGCGGCGCTGTGCGTTCAGACGCCGGAGGCCGCACCTTGGGAATACGCGATCCTGTGCATCAACCTCGGCAACGCCCTGCTCGATTGGGCCGACGGCGATCGGTCCGAAAACCTGAAACTGGCTATTGAGTGTTTTGAAAACGCGCGGAAGGTGTTCCGGCCCGAGACCCACCCGGAGGATTACGCCCTGACCCTCAACGGGTTGGGCAACGCCTACGCGGAGTTGAAGGACGGCACCGACGCGAACCAGGATCGGGCCATCGAACTGTACGAAGAATCGCTCCGATATCGCCGCCCCGAGAGTGCGGCGTTCGCTTACGCGATGACGTGCAACAACCTCGGCAACGCTTACGTTGTTCGCCAAAGCGGGGACAGGGGCGATAACCTGCACAAGGCCCTCGAGTGGTTCAGCAAAGCACTGCAGTTCCGGACGGCGGAAGCGGCTCCGGCCGAGTACGCGATGACCATGAACAGCGGCGGGGTGGCCTTCCGCGACCTCGCGAATCTGACCGGCGATTCCGATGCGGTCGGGTACGCGATCGGCAGCTTCCGCCACGCGCTGCGTTACCGGACGCCGGACAACGACCCGGTCGGGTGCCGAATGACGGCCCGGAACCTCGCGGCTCTGTTGTTCCGCCAGCGCGACTGGTCCGCGGTACTCGCTACCGCCGAGGTCGGCGCGGCAGCCGGTGACCGGCTGTTTCGGTCCGGCCTTTCGGCCCGCCGGCGCCGGGCCGAGGTTAGCGAGACCGCCCTGCTCCACCGGCTCGCCTCGTTCGCGTCCGCCCAATTGGGGGAACCGACCGGCGCGGTCCTGTGGCTGGAGCGCGGGAAGACGCGGGCGCTCGCCGAGGCGCTCCGGGCCGGACCCGCCCAGCGACCTGCGGGCGTTCCAAACGAGGTGTGGGAGCGCTTCCGGCGCGCGGCCCAGAGAGTTCGAGACACGGTCGCGGAGGGTTAA
- a CDS encoding CHAT domain-containing protein: MDATRNPIDEYRERAEAVQRAEAEFEDAARAVQEWAPDFLRDLGAPALADLLPDEATAAVSFCLTELGSIGFVLTRGAPDGEPHVVEVPDFTADDLDALLFGAGAPGEGWLKRAGRVVEDLPGWLATMDAVLEALGARLLRPILRAIPDGVERLILLPSGGLFLLPLHAVPLDGTGRRVCDRFVVQYGPSAGVLGLLQAKARRSAARTFYGAAAGTVRNRRLPGAERECQLVTALFTDGLSHIGPEATRGAAAEHARGRAYVHFACHGRYEADDPRRSGLELTDGRLTLADLLDGRLDLSAARLVVLSACDAGVPDVERGRADEYVGLPAGFLIAGVPCVVASLWAVDDFAGAMLVERFYRNHLEGGADFATALREAQSWLMKRTAADVTAYLDDANRVVGDAPELFRARRAYRRMAAAEPERRPFEHPHYWAVFTVNGW; encoded by the coding sequence GTGGACGCGACGCGGAACCCGATCGACGAGTATCGCGAACGGGCCGAAGCGGTCCAGCGCGCGGAGGCCGAGTTCGAAGATGCCGCGCGCGCGGTCCAGGAGTGGGCGCCGGACTTCCTTCGCGACCTCGGCGCGCCGGCGCTGGCGGACCTGCTCCCCGACGAAGCGACCGCGGCCGTGAGCTTCTGCCTGACCGAACTGGGCAGCATCGGGTTCGTCCTGACGCGCGGCGCGCCGGACGGGGAGCCGCACGTCGTCGAGGTGCCGGACTTTACGGCCGACGATCTGGACGCGCTCCTGTTCGGCGCGGGCGCACCGGGCGAGGGGTGGCTGAAACGCGCCGGGCGGGTGGTCGAAGACCTGCCGGGGTGGTTGGCGACAATGGACGCGGTTCTGGAGGCGCTCGGCGCGCGGCTGCTCCGGCCCATCTTGCGCGCGATCCCGGACGGCGTCGAGCGGTTGATCCTACTGCCTTCGGGCGGGCTGTTCCTCCTGCCGCTGCACGCGGTTCCGCTCGACGGCACCGGCCGGCGCGTGTGCGACCGGTTCGTGGTGCAGTACGGCCCGTCGGCCGGAGTACTCGGGCTGTTGCAGGCGAAGGCGCGCCGGTCCGCCGCGCGGACGTTCTACGGCGCCGCGGCGGGCACCGTGCGGAACCGGCGCCTGCCCGGGGCCGAGCGGGAGTGCCAACTGGTTACGGCCCTGTTCACCGACGGGCTGAGCCACATCGGGCCGGAGGCGACCCGCGGGGCCGCGGCCGAGCACGCGCGCGGGCGCGCGTACGTTCACTTCGCCTGCCACGGCCGCTACGAGGCCGACGACCCGCGCCGGTCGGGACTGGAGCTGACCGACGGGCGGCTCACCTTGGCGGACCTGCTGGACGGGCGGCTCGACCTGTCCGCCGCCCGGCTGGTGGTCCTGTCGGCGTGTGACGCCGGAGTGCCAGACGTGGAGCGGGGGCGCGCGGACGAGTACGTCGGGCTGCCGGCCGGGTTCCTGATCGCGGGCGTGCCGTGCGTGGTCGCGAGCCTGTGGGCGGTCGACGACTTCGCCGGCGCGATGCTCGTCGAGCGGTTCTACCGGAACCACCTTGAGGGCGGGGCCGATTTCGCCACGGCGCTCCGCGAAGCCCAGTCGTGGCTCATGAAGCGAACCGCGGCGGACGTCACAGCGTACCTCGACGACGCGAACCGGGTGGTCGGCGACGCGCCGGAGCTGTTCCGCGCCCGCCGTGCCTACCGGCGCATGGCCGCAGCGGAGCCCGAGCGGCGCCCGTTCGAGCACCCGCACTACTGGGCCGTTTTTACGGTCAACGGTTGGTGA
- a CDS encoding tetratricopeptide repeat protein, which yields MDLLRSLAAPGSPHRFASACQNLGVLCLEAGGPDSAVTRLTQAIRAYHRLPVQGPVATDLADATVARGNARRQLGRTSDALADYSAALRLFRRTGRSAGDVATVQLNIGVALWGNGHRLGAWVRFPSAERCYRSSEPTVAPGLACCATPGARPSHSAGRMSRSGCSRKRWTGTTGSRLTTPSPGPMSGRGFCPIWDSLCSRLPPLIGPPPGRLGSLGP from the coding sequence GTGGATCTCCTTCGCTCCCTTGCCGCCCCTGGAAGCCCGCACCGGTTCGCGTCCGCGTGCCAGAACCTCGGCGTCTTGTGCCTCGAAGCTGGTGGCCCGGACTCCGCCGTGACCCGCCTGACACAGGCCATCCGCGCGTACCACCGGCTCCCGGTGCAAGGGCCGGTTGCCACTGATCTCGCCGACGCGACCGTTGCGCGCGGGAACGCGCGCCGACAACTCGGTCGGACGAGCGATGCTCTGGCCGACTACTCCGCGGCGCTTCGGCTTTTCCGCCGGACGGGCCGGTCGGCGGGCGACGTGGCCACGGTTCAGCTTAACATTGGCGTCGCCCTCTGGGGAAACGGCCACCGGTTGGGCGCATGGGTCCGCTTCCCCAGCGCCGAACGGTGTTACCGCTCGTCCGAACCGACCGTGGCACCCGGCCTCGCGTGCTGTGCAACGCCGGGTGCGCGGCCTTCGCACTCGGCCGGGCGGATGAGTCGGTCCGGCTGCTCTAGGAAGCGGTGGACTGGTACGACCGGGTCACGGCTAACGACCCCTTCGCCTGGGCCGATGAGCGGGCGCGGGTTCTGTCCAATTTGGGACTCGCTCTGCTCGCGGCTCCCGCCGTTGATCGGCCCGCCGCCCGGGCGCCTTGGCTCGCTCGGTCCGTGA
- a CDS encoding IS256 family transposase has translation MDAILKSQAEHLAREMGTRVTTLDDLNGLMRAMMTTARERMLNTEMDVHLGRRTETTVTDNPTPDAPTTNATERVSAAPKSRRNGHSQKTVSGDLGDLQLRTPRDRNGTFEPQLVATGPRRLDGFDEKILPLYAKGLTTRDIQDIVKDLYGVEVSPARVSEITTDLDAEVTAWRTRRLEGVWPIVYLDGIVVHVRGENGRVSPHTMYVAIGVNLQGRKELLGLWLSEAEGPKFWLSCLTDLKSRGVSDMFVVCVDGLSGLPEAIRAAFPRTKVQLCIVHRVRAARKYVTDSDSREVAADLKTIYPSATVLEAEEARETFATKWDAKYPTIVRPWRATWADIVTRFEFPGAIRKAIYTTNALESVNRVIRTFTRNRKPYPNAGRARKLVYLAIHEASKTWTMPIVGWKAARNHFAIVFEGRMPTRPPN, from the coding sequence ATGGATGCGATCCTCAAGAGCCAAGCCGAGCACCTGGCCCGCGAGATGGGGACCCGGGTCACCACTCTGGACGACCTCAACGGTCTGATGCGGGCCATGATGACGACCGCGCGGGAGCGCATGCTCAACACCGAGATGGACGTCCACCTCGGACGACGGACCGAGACGACGGTCACCGACAACCCAACGCCCGACGCACCGACAACCAACGCGACCGAACGTGTCTCCGCGGCTCCCAAGAGCCGTCGCAACGGGCATTCGCAGAAGACCGTCAGCGGCGATCTGGGCGACCTCCAACTGCGCACCCCGCGGGACCGCAACGGCACCTTCGAGCCGCAACTGGTCGCCACGGGGCCGCGCCGGCTCGACGGGTTCGATGAGAAGATCCTGCCCCTCTACGCCAAGGGCCTGACGACCCGCGACATCCAGGACATCGTGAAGGATCTGTACGGCGTGGAGGTGTCACCGGCGCGGGTCTCGGAGATCACCACCGACCTCGATGCCGAGGTCACCGCGTGGCGCACCCGGCGGCTCGAAGGGGTGTGGCCGATCGTGTACCTGGACGGCATCGTGGTCCACGTGCGGGGCGAGAACGGGCGCGTTTCGCCGCACACGATGTACGTCGCGATCGGCGTGAACCTCCAGGGCCGCAAGGAGCTCTTGGGCCTGTGGCTGAGCGAGGCCGAGGGCCCCAAGTTCTGGCTGTCGTGCCTGACGGACCTGAAGAGCCGCGGGGTGAGCGACATGTTCGTGGTGTGCGTCGACGGGCTCTCGGGGCTCCCCGAAGCGATCCGCGCGGCGTTCCCGCGGACGAAGGTGCAGCTGTGCATCGTGCACCGGGTGCGGGCGGCGCGGAAGTACGTGACCGATTCGGACAGCCGTGAAGTCGCGGCCGACCTGAAGACGATCTACCCGTCGGCGACGGTCCTCGAAGCGGAAGAGGCGCGGGAGACGTTCGCGACGAAGTGGGACGCGAAGTACCCGACGATCGTCAGGCCGTGGCGCGCGACGTGGGCGGACATCGTCACGCGGTTCGAGTTCCCGGGGGCGATCCGCAAGGCGATCTACACGACCAACGCGCTCGAGTCGGTGAACCGCGTGATCCGGACGTTCACGCGGAACCGGAAGCCGTACCCGAACGCGGGGCGCGCGCGGAAGTTGGTGTACCTGGCGATCCACGAGGCGTCAAAGACGTGGACCATGCCGATCGTGGGGTGGAAGGCGGCGCGGAACCACTTCGCCATCGTGTTCGAGGGCCGCATGCCTACGCGGCCCCCGAACTGA
- a CDS encoding class I SAM-dependent methyltransferase, whose amino-acid sequence MSDAPGEPRPVTPPTPVPATGFTEDWFAYNVPVWARVLAPLVGKPVRALEIGVFEGRSTVWLLENVLTHPDVSLTWTDTFGGRGRARGRGPERAGGPVPREHNPVWG is encoded by the coding sequence GTGTCCGACGCCCCGGGTGAGCCGCGACCGGTCACCCCGCCCACACCCGTTCCGGCTACGGGATTTACGGAAGACTGGTTCGCGTACAACGTGCCTGTATGGGCGCGCGTGCTCGCGCCCCTCGTGGGGAAGCCGGTTCGGGCGTTGGAGATCGGTGTGTTCGAGGGTCGGAGCACTGTGTGGCTCCTGGAGAACGTGCTCACGCACCCGGACGTTTCGCTCACCTGGACCGACACGTTCGGGGGGCGGGGCCGAGCACGTGGGCGCGGACCTGAACGGGCTGGAGGCCCAGTTCCGCGCGAACACAACCCGGTTTGGGGATAA
- a CDS encoding IS701 family transposase, giving the protein MILPAEAHPLVQVLALHFTRPTYQRFSALLVGALVTTGRRTVANVLRTLRHLAPGHPSGYRRVLSRAPWSAVALGCAMARFLLDHVVPEGPVALVGDDAVDGHKGPHVYGKARHRDPVRSTHSYTAFRYGHTWVVLAVLVKFPFATRPWALPVLIDLYRSAEDDRNRRHRTPARIMCVLLRVVLARFPERAVVFAGDSGYGTHEVARFCYRHRDRLTLVRKAHPDANVFDPPPPYTGKGRPRVKGQRRLKPRQAVGAVTTFTRLEVGWYGGGKRTVETLEGTGLWYKGGCGLVPVRWVFVRDTSGTHRDEYFFTTDPNLTPTAVIAAYCGRWNIETTFQEVRAEFGPETTRGWREKTVLRAAPCLFGLHTVVALLFHALPSAKRVGAVSWPGKATVTFSDALCAVRRWLWDEPILPQAGADAALDKLPAAVRELLLTTLAPAA; this is encoded by the coding sequence ATGATTCTACCCGCTGAAGCGCACCCGCTGGTTCAAGTTCTGGCTCTTCACTTCACCCGCCCCACGTACCAGCGGTTCTCGGCACTCTTGGTCGGCGCCCTGGTGACGACCGGTCGGCGCACCGTGGCCAACGTGTTGCGCACCCTTCGGCACTTGGCGCCCGGGCACCCCAGCGGGTACCGACGGGTTCTGTCCCGGGCACCGTGGTCCGCCGTGGCACTGGGGTGCGCGATGGCCCGGTTCCTCCTGGATCATGTGGTACCCGAGGGCCCCGTCGCATTGGTCGGCGATGACGCGGTCGATGGACACAAGGGGCCACATGTGTACGGTAAGGCCCGGCACCGGGACCCGGTCCGCTCGACCCATTCGTACACCGCGTTCCGGTACGGGCACACGTGGGTGGTGCTCGCGGTCCTGGTGAAGTTCCCGTTCGCCACCCGCCCGTGGGCCCTGCCGGTACTCATCGACCTATACCGGTCTGCAGAAGATGACCGGAACCGGCGGCATCGCACACCGGCCCGAATCATGTGCGTGCTCTTGCGGGTGGTGCTGGCCCGGTTCCCCGAGCGGGCCGTCGTGTTCGCTGGGGATTCGGGGTACGGTACCCACGAGGTCGCGCGGTTCTGTTACCGCCACCGAGACCGGTTGACGTTGGTCCGCAAGGCCCACCCGGACGCCAACGTGTTCGACCCGCCCCCACCCTACACCGGTAAGGGGCGCCCCCGGGTCAAGGGCCAACGCCGGCTCAAGCCGCGCCAGGCCGTCGGTGCCGTCACGACCTTCACCCGGTTGGAGGTCGGGTGGTACGGAGGAGGGAAACGGACCGTCGAGACCCTTGAGGGCACCGGGCTCTGGTACAAGGGCGGATGCGGGTTGGTTCCGGTTCGTTGGGTGTTCGTCCGTGACACGAGCGGCACACACCGGGACGAGTACTTCTTCACCACCGACCCGAACTTGACACCGACGGCGGTGATCGCCGCCTATTGCGGCCGGTGGAACATCGAGACCACGTTCCAGGAGGTGCGCGCGGAGTTCGGCCCGGAAACGACCCGTGGGTGGCGCGAGAAGACCGTGTTGCGCGCGGCCCCGTGCCTGTTCGGGTTGCACACCGTCGTCGCGCTCCTGTTCCACGCGCTCCCGTCAGCCAAGCGGGTTGGTGCGGTGTCGTGGCCGGGCAAAGCGACCGTCACGTTCTCCGATGCCCTGTGCGCCGTGCGCCGGTGGCTCTGGGACGAACCCATTTTGCCACAGGCCGGTGCGGACGCGGCTCTCGATAAACTACCCGCCGCCGTGCGGGAACTGCTACTCACCACGCTCGCACCGGCCGCCTGA
- a CDS encoding ATP-binding protein: MSDGRSVILFGPPGVGKTYLAIGLRVRTAELGHRVYFTTAMDLAVNLTKAVDTNRLHREFQALVQPKLLVIDEVGYLTPDGVQASLVFQMVFEIRPNLLYIIN; encoded by the coding sequence TTGTCGGACGGTCGCAGCGTGATCCTGTTCGGTCCACCGGGTGTTGGGAAGACGTACCTGGCGATCGGCCTGAGGGTGCGGACCGCCGAGCTGGGGCACCGGGTGTACTTCACCACCGCAATGGATCTGGCGGTGAATCTGACCAAGGCAGTGGACACGAACCGGCTGCACCGGGAGTTCCAGGCGCTGGTGCAGCCGAAGCTGCTGGTGATCGACGAGGTCGGGTACCTGACGCCCGACGGGGTGCAAGCGAGTCTGGTGTTCCAGATGGTGTTCGAGATTAGACCGAATCTATTGTATATAATTAACTAA
- a CDS encoding DUF1501 domain-containing protein, protein MLTRRSLLKSAPLLALAPTVPAFLAKTARAAGPKPDTRALVVVQLDGGNDALNTVVPFADPEYAKLRTKLRHDTKRLVKLSDSLGLHPALKPLDKLWDGGHLAIVPGIGYPNPNRSHFQSMATWHTARFEEEEIRASYGWLGRALDAGGGESCVVAGDAPQAVRGRRAATIALTRADDLLLADPAAAKAAVGTPAPADDLLAFVQRQATSANTSAEKIAELTRDRSDAAYPATALGQKLQLVARLLKSGSAARVYYTSQNGYDTHAQQENAHSILLSEFAGAASAFFADLTAAKCADRVALLAFSEFGRTIKENGSAGTDHGTAGCAFLAGSGVKGGIHGTAPSLTDLVAGEPKMTTDFRRVYAAVLERWLGLPAEGALGAQFDPPALFRG, encoded by the coding sequence ATGCTCACGCGCCGCTCGTTACTGAAGTCCGCGCCGCTGCTGGCGCTCGCACCAACGGTCCCCGCGTTCCTGGCGAAGACGGCTCGCGCCGCGGGGCCGAAGCCGGACACCCGCGCCCTCGTCGTCGTACAACTCGACGGCGGAAACGACGCGCTGAACACGGTCGTTCCGTTCGCCGACCCGGAGTACGCCAAGCTCCGCACCAAGTTGAGGCACGATACGAAGCGACTGGTGAAACTGAGCGATTCGCTCGGGTTGCACCCGGCGCTGAAGCCGCTCGACAAGCTCTGGGACGGCGGGCACCTCGCGATCGTGCCGGGGATCGGCTACCCGAACCCCAACCGATCGCACTTCCAGAGCATGGCGACCTGGCACACCGCGCGATTCGAGGAAGAAGAAATTCGCGCGAGCTACGGCTGGCTCGGGCGCGCACTCGATGCGGGCGGCGGGGAGTCGTGTGTCGTGGCCGGCGACGCGCCCCAAGCGGTTCGCGGGCGCCGCGCGGCCACAATCGCCCTTACGCGCGCGGACGATCTGCTCCTCGCCGATCCCGCCGCGGCGAAAGCAGCCGTTGGGACGCCGGCTCCGGCCGACGATTTACTTGCATTCGTTCAGCGCCAAGCGACCAGCGCGAACACGAGTGCAGAAAAGATCGCCGAACTGACACGCGACAGATCCGACGCCGCGTACCCCGCCACCGCGCTGGGCCAGAAGCTGCAACTCGTCGCGCGGCTCCTCAAGTCCGGTTCGGCGGCTCGCGTCTATTACACGTCCCAGAACGGGTACGACACGCACGCACAGCAGGAGAACGCGCACTCCATTTTGCTCTCCGAGTTCGCAGGGGCGGCGTCCGCGTTCTTCGCGGACCTGACCGCGGCGAAGTGTGCCGACCGGGTCGCGCTGCTGGCGTTCAGCGAGTTCGGGCGGACGATCAAGGAGAACGGCTCAGCCGGTACGGACCACGGAACGGCGGGGTGCGCGTTCCTGGCCGGTTCCGGGGTGAAGGGAGGCATCCACGGGACCGCGCCGAGCCTGACGGATCTGGTGGCCGGGGAACCGAAAATGACGACCGACTTCCGCCGCGTGTATGCGGCCGTGTTGGAACGCTGGCTCGGCTTACCCGCCGAAGGCGCCCTCGGCGCCCAGTTCGATCCGCCCGCGCTCTTCCGGGGGTAG